The Phycisphaeraceae bacterium genome has a window encoding:
- a CDS encoding DUF1573 domain-containing protein produces MILTLGAAFVAFSVTSAVARRAGQDMSTPGLGLTSPAPLRVEPERVDLGLVAAGSMNRQTITLRNTSRRPIRITSVSSTCTCTAADVPSEAIAPGATAEVAVRMRAHRKAGRINERTLSFFVEGWKEPVRVVVRCESAKASDA; encoded by the coding sequence GTGATCCTCACGCTGGGGGCCGCCTTCGTCGCGTTCTCCGTGACGAGCGCCGTGGCTCGCCGCGCGGGTCAGGACATGTCAACTCCGGGGCTGGGGCTGACTTCACCCGCTCCACTGCGCGTGGAGCCGGAGCGTGTCGATCTCGGGCTCGTGGCGGCCGGTTCGATGAACCGCCAGACGATTACGCTGCGCAACACGAGTCGTCGTCCCATTCGGATCACATCCGTGAGTTCCACCTGCACCTGCACGGCGGCGGATGTGCCATCGGAGGCGATCGCTCCGGGTGCAACGGCGGAGGTCGCAGTGCGGATGCGGGCTCACCGCAAGGCGGGGCGCATCAATGAGCGGACGCTCAGTTTCTTCGTGGAGGGGTGGAAAGAGCCGGTGCGGGTCGTGGTTCGGTGCGAGTCGGCCAAAGCATCGGACGCGTGA
- a CDS encoding winged helix-turn-helix transcriptional regulator, protein MVALSDPVHRRLLMRLTQGPATADALANAVGLELSEVQCGLEHMVEIRLVERQREGVGHEMFYDLDSRAAFTPDGEFTRIVIRCDRGMPCEIELRVLTDEWM, encoded by the coding sequence ATGGTGGCCCTGAGCGACCCGGTTCACCGCCGCCTGCTGATGCGGCTCACACAGGGTCCGGCCACCGCCGATGCGCTGGCCAACGCGGTCGGACTCGAACTGAGCGAAGTTCAGTGCGGGCTGGAGCACATGGTCGAGATTCGCCTCGTCGAGCGGCAGCGCGAGGGCGTCGGGCACGAGATGTTCTACGACCTCGACTCGCGCGCTGCCTTCACCCCGGACGGTGAGTTCACGCGCATCGTCATCCGCTGTGACCGTGGCATGCCCTGCGAGATCGAACTGCGCGTGCTGACGGATGAGTGGATGTGA
- a CDS encoding tyrosine-type recombinase/integrase produces MTTMTQTVRMTTTAATTQPRAARHRHANATRDDHLPGGPAAMATPTPPHGHDVGPRARPKLVRRYPPEVLRDAEVAALLAACREDSPAGIRNRALLTVLYRAGLRITETLALRPIDLDPRSGAIRVLHAKGGRSRMVGMDRAGFEIVGQWLEARRSLPVTDADPVFCLIDGRPMASSYVRVFLPRLAAKAGLVRRVHAHGLRHTHAAELRQEGVDIGLISKQLGHRSIATTARYLDHIAPWDVVAAMRGREW; encoded by the coding sequence ATGACGACGATGACGCAGACGGTGAGAATGACGACCACGGCAGCGACCACCCAGCCACGGGCCGCACGCCACCGCCACGCCAACGCAACGCGCGACGACCACCTGCCGGGCGGCCCGGCGGCGATGGCCACCCCCACGCCACCCCACGGCCACGACGTTGGCCCACGGGCCAGACCCAAGCTCGTCCGCCGCTACCCGCCCGAGGTGCTCCGCGACGCTGAGGTCGCCGCCCTGCTGGCCGCGTGCCGCGAGGACTCACCGGCGGGCATCCGCAACCGCGCGCTGCTCACTGTGCTCTACCGCGCCGGGCTGCGCATCACCGAGACGCTGGCGCTGCGCCCCATCGACCTCGACCCACGCAGCGGTGCCATCCGCGTGCTGCACGCCAAGGGCGGCCGGTCGCGCATGGTCGGCATGGACCGCGCGGGCTTCGAGATCGTGGGCCAGTGGCTGGAGGCGCGGCGGTCGCTGCCCGTCACCGATGCCGACCCCGTGTTCTGCCTCATCGATGGGCGGCCGATGGCATCGTCGTACGTGCGCGTGTTCCTGCCGCGCCTCGCGGCGAAGGCGGGGCTGGTGCGGCGCGTCCACGCCCACGGGCTGCGGCACACCCACGCCGCCGAGTTGCGGCAGGAGGGCGTGGACATCGGGCTGATCTCCAAGCAGTTGGGCCACCGCTCGATCGCCACGACGGCGCGCTACCTGGACCACATCGCCCCGTGGGACGTGGTGGCGGCGATGCGGGGGCGGGAGTGGTGA
- a CDS encoding DUF3800 domain-containing protein, with the protein MAVLFLDESGYTGSDLLSSEQPIFVVSSLLLTPAEVQDAVAVLRVATTARELKFKALARRVLGQQAILAFAKHMDAKRPNMRFQLYHKRYALLGKLLECIVEPVFHEAGCDFWENGFNLQYLNVLFHCGESLAKRSLERVLTHFQAFCRNPSASTLDGFTTAVVAFGKTSTGCHGLIQPILDGIEFHRATGRADVGRNALELQVTSVVSLVRAWNDEVTDTLELRVDSASTIAAAKPALLEMTRPAASIATQYVHGRAVGLPLRFASIEVCDSKAESGIQLADIAAGMVRHAAEVLNGMTPVVEHFSEALLAIVQEWPRVSQVFPELKFTADDVGRLGFRGSGIIDATAEAFRRARDR; encoded by the coding sequence ATGGCCGTGCTCTTCCTTGACGAGAGTGGGTATACGGGGTCGGATCTACTCAGCAGCGAGCAACCCATATTCGTCGTTTCAAGCTTGCTGCTTACCCCTGCGGAAGTGCAGGACGCCGTCGCGGTTCTGCGAGTCGCGACAACCGCACGTGAACTCAAGTTCAAGGCACTTGCGCGTCGTGTGCTCGGGCAACAGGCGATTCTGGCGTTTGCCAAGCACATGGACGCAAAGCGTCCCAACATGCGATTCCAGCTGTATCACAAACGATACGCGCTGCTGGGCAAGTTGCTTGAGTGCATTGTGGAACCCGTGTTCCACGAAGCAGGATGCGACTTTTGGGAGAACGGATTCAATCTGCAGTACTTGAACGTTTTATTCCACTGTGGCGAGTCATTGGCGAAGCGGAGCTTGGAACGTGTACTTACGCATTTCCAGGCGTTCTGCCGAAATCCCTCGGCATCGACACTGGATGGCTTCACGACTGCTGTGGTAGCTTTTGGCAAGACATCTACCGGTTGTCATGGTCTGATCCAGCCGATCTTGGATGGGATTGAGTTCCATCGGGCCACAGGACGGGCCGATGTCGGCCGTAATGCGCTTGAGTTGCAGGTAACGTCGGTCGTTTCACTTGTACGCGCATGGAACGACGAGGTCACCGATACCCTAGAACTGCGCGTTGATTCGGCAAGTACGATCGCCGCTGCAAAGCCAGCTCTTCTGGAAATGACCCGGCCAGCAGCCTCGATCGCTACGCAGTATGTACATGGTCGAGCCGTAGGTTTGCCACTTCGATTCGCTAGCATCGAGGTGTGCGACTCCAAAGCGGAGTCGGGCATTCAGTTGGCAGACATCGCAGCAGGTATGGTGCGCCATGCTGCCGAGGTGCTCAACGGCATGACTCCAGTGGTCGAACACTTTAGCGAGGCATTGCTCGCCATTGTGCAAGAGTGGCCCAGAGTGAGCCAAGTGTTTCCCGAGCTCAAGTTCACCGCAGACGACGTTGGGCGATTGGGATTTAGAGGATCGGGTATCATTGATGCAACGGCCGAAGCGTTCCGACGTGCGCGAGACCGATGA
- a CDS encoding helix-turn-helix transcriptional regulator: protein MPQKAQHARPYRVVPPFLRQLREEAELTQRALGDLLGKPQSWVHNCETGNRRVDVTEFIEWCRACGAKPTVAVARLAGEDRR, encoded by the coding sequence ATGCCGCAGAAGGCCCAGCATGCCCGACCCTACCGGGTCGTTCCGCCCTTCCTTCGCCAGTTGCGCGAGGAGGCGGAGCTGACCCAGCGCGCCCTGGGCGATCTCCTGGGCAAGCCGCAGTCGTGGGTCCACAACTGCGAGACCGGCAACCGCCGCGTGGATGTGACGGAGTTCATCGAGTGGTGCCGGGCCTGCGGCGCGAAGCCCACCGTGGCCGTGGCCCGCCTGGCCGGCGAGGACCGGCGCTGA
- a CDS encoding ISAs1 family transposase gives MSRGKEARMAPSIMALLQELPDPRGRRGRRHRLDEIMVIAILAVICGAEGWTDMEEFGQSKEEWLRSVLDLKHGIPSHDTFGDVFAVLDPGAFETCFRRWTEAIAGEIEGVVTLDGKTLRRSFDRASKKAAIHMISAWASDNGVVFGQLATNEKGNEITAIPQLLRMLALKGLIVTIDAMGCQKAIAGQIIEQGAEYVLQVKGNQPELLEDVERAFRWAERRGFAAIRHAVSEVTEKGHGRIETRRATVMWMLDLVRSRDDWPGLRCLIRVKCMRVIGQERTMRRHFYISSVQTRRSEELARLCRQHWSIENQLHWSLDVSFGEDGSRVRKGNAAQNLSRLRRLALNLLKRENTRRIGIKAKRLRAGWDHDYLIKVLRG, from the coding sequence ATGTCCCGCGGAAAGGAGGCCAGGATGGCCCCATCGATCATGGCGTTGCTGCAGGAGTTGCCCGATCCGCGAGGTCGGCGTGGTCGGCGTCACCGGTTGGATGAGATCATGGTCATCGCCATTCTCGCCGTGATCTGCGGCGCCGAGGGGTGGACGGACATGGAGGAGTTCGGCCAGTCCAAGGAGGAATGGCTTCGGAGTGTTCTTGATCTGAAGCACGGCATTCCGTCGCATGACACCTTCGGCGATGTCTTCGCGGTGCTGGATCCGGGGGCGTTCGAGACGTGTTTCCGACGCTGGACCGAGGCCATCGCCGGGGAGATCGAGGGGGTGGTGACGCTGGATGGCAAGACCCTCCGCCGGAGCTTTGACCGGGCTTCGAAGAAGGCGGCCATTCACATGATCAGCGCCTGGGCATCGGACAACGGCGTGGTCTTCGGCCAGCTGGCCACGAACGAGAAAGGCAACGAGATCACGGCGATTCCGCAGTTGCTGCGGATGCTGGCGTTGAAGGGATTGATCGTGACCATCGACGCCATGGGGTGTCAGAAGGCCATCGCCGGGCAGATCATCGAGCAGGGCGCCGAGTACGTGCTGCAGGTGAAGGGCAACCAGCCGGAACTGCTGGAGGATGTGGAGAGGGCGTTCCGCTGGGCCGAACGACGGGGATTCGCCGCCATCCGGCATGCCGTGTCGGAGGTGACTGAGAAGGGCCACGGACGCATCGAAACCCGTCGGGCCACGGTGATGTGGATGCTGGACCTGGTGCGTTCCCGCGACGACTGGCCCGGGTTGCGGTGCCTGATCCGCGTCAAGTGCATGCGTGTCATCGGGCAGGAGCGGACGATGCGGCGGCACTTCTACATCTCGAGCGTCCAGACGCGACGATCGGAGGAACTGGCACGCCTCTGCCGCCAGCACTGGAGCATCGAGAACCAGTTGCACTGGTCGCTGGACGTCAGCTTCGGGGAGGACGGCAGCCGCGTGCGGAAAGGCAACGCGGCGCAGAACCTGTCACGCCTGCGACGCCTGGCGCTCAACCTCCTCAAGCGTGAGAACACCCGCAGAATCGGGATCAAAGCCAAGCGACTACGTGCAGGATGGGACCACGATTATCTCATCAAGGTGCTTCGAGGGTGA
- a CDS encoding ParB N-terminal domain-containing protein: MIVEERPIEWLKPYDKNPRKNDAGVDDVAQSIVSYGFRQPIVTDEHGVIIVGHTRYKAALKLGLKTVPVHIARGLSEAQIKAYRIADNQTATLSGWDFDLLPLELAELKTMGFDLELTSFSPAEIERLLNAGSNPGLVDPDDIPEPPEEAVTRPGDLWMLGNHRLLCGDSSKPEDVDRLLDGAPVHLVNTDPPYGINLEPRSNNARAAGSKALPAIAKAKAHLQGFDDARQGKPKATHKQMRAKDRPLANDFLAGADFDKILLAWFGNIARVLLPGRCFYIWGGYANWANYCSALAECGLYFAQGITWVKGHPVLGRKDFMNDCEHAWYGWREGAGHQFFGPNNISNVWPVKKIPPNQMEHLTAKPVELAARSIVYSSKPGENVLDLFGGSGSTLIACEQQGRRGFLMELDPLYADLICDRYQRFTGKPAVLQRTGKSPIPMRPREEHMR, translated from the coding sequence CTGATCGTCGAAGAGCGGCCGATCGAATGGCTCAAGCCCTACGACAAGAACCCCCGCAAGAACGATGCGGGCGTGGATGACGTCGCCCAGTCGATCGTGTCCTACGGCTTCCGCCAGCCCATCGTCACCGATGAGCACGGCGTCATCATCGTCGGCCACACCCGCTACAAGGCGGCCCTGAAGCTGGGACTGAAGACCGTGCCCGTCCACATCGCCAGGGGGTTGAGCGAGGCCCAGATCAAGGCCTACCGCATCGCCGACAACCAGACGGCCACGCTGTCCGGCTGGGACTTCGACCTCCTGCCGCTGGAGCTCGCCGAGCTCAAGACGATGGGCTTCGATCTGGAGCTCACGAGCTTCTCGCCCGCCGAGATCGAGCGCCTCCTCAACGCGGGCAGCAACCCCGGCCTGGTCGACCCCGACGACATCCCCGAGCCGCCGGAAGAGGCGGTCACTCGGCCCGGCGACCTGTGGATGCTCGGCAACCATCGTCTGCTCTGCGGCGACTCCTCCAAGCCGGAGGATGTGGATCGTCTGCTCGATGGCGCGCCGGTGCATCTGGTCAACACCGATCCGCCCTATGGCATCAACCTCGAGCCGCGAAGCAACAACGCCCGGGCGGCGGGCTCGAAGGCGCTGCCCGCCATCGCCAAGGCCAAGGCGCATCTGCAGGGGTTCGATGATGCCCGCCAGGGCAAGCCCAAGGCCACCCACAAGCAGATGCGCGCCAAGGACCGGCCCCTGGCCAACGACTTCCTGGCCGGCGCGGACTTCGACAAGATCCTCCTGGCGTGGTTCGGCAACATCGCCCGCGTCCTGCTGCCGGGGCGATGCTTCTACATCTGGGGCGGGTATGCCAATTGGGCCAACTACTGCAGCGCGCTGGCCGAGTGCGGCCTGTACTTCGCCCAAGGCATCACCTGGGTGAAGGGCCATCCGGTCCTCGGCCGCAAGGACTTCATGAACGACTGCGAGCATGCGTGGTATGGCTGGCGCGAGGGGGCGGGCCACCAGTTCTTCGGCCCCAACAACATCTCCAACGTCTGGCCCGTCAAGAAGATCCCGCCCAACCAGATGGAGCATTTGACGGCCAAGCCCGTGGAGCTGGCGGCACGTTCGATTGTCTACTCGTCCAAACCCGGCGAGAACGTCCTCGATCTCTTCGGCGGCAGCGGCTCGACCCTCATCGCCTGCGAACAGCAGGGCCGGCGCGGGTTCCTCATGGAGCTCGATCCACTGTACGCCGACCTCATTTGCGATCGCTACCAGCGGTTCACCGGCAAGCCCGCGGTGCTGCAGCGCACGGGCAAGAGCCCGATCCCCATGAGGCCGCGCGAGGAGCACATGCGATGA